The proteins below come from a single Bacillota bacterium genomic window:
- a CDS encoding carbon-nitrogen hydrolase family protein → MNVKVALVQTKVDESENSYEINIQRAYDYIDNALKTGAQLICFPESYPGPWKKPLDFSPHDDLARIAKQKSIYLIYGTAEEAEGHPGRHRIVQVMLGPDGNTVGKYMRTSPLGPWIYRKSRFWDLEYLEAEDLPVFETDLGVIGMLICSEVYVPELSRILAIKGAEITFLPAGIYKAELLDTWRTLIHARAIENLMYTATCQNILGAEEGLCMVASPENIIGEIKTEGVLTVDIDLQRIREMREATDQYSLPLQYRTKPGLLKQWRRPVIYGDLVK, encoded by the coding sequence ATGAATGTTAAGGTCGCGCTGGTACAAACCAAGGTTGATGAAAGTGAAAATAGCTATGAGATTAATATACAGAGAGCATATGATTATATCGATAATGCTTTAAAAACAGGAGCACAGTTAATCTGTTTTCCCGAATCATATCCCGGTCCCTGGAAGAAGCCTCTTGACTTTTCTCCCCATGATGATCTGGCTAGAATAGCAAAGCAGAAAAGTATATATCTCATTTACGGTACAGCTGAAGAAGCCGAAGGACATCCCGGTAGGCACAGGATTGTGCAGGTTATGCTTGGTCCTGATGGTAATACTGTCGGTAAATATATGCGCACATCTCCACTCGGTCCCTGGATTTATCGGAAGAGCAGGTTCTGGGATCTGGAATATCTTGAAGCAGAAGATCTGCCTGTTTTTGAAACCGACCTGGGTGTAATCGGCATGCTGATCTGCAGTGAGGTTTACGTGCCTGAACTCAGCAGAATTCTCGCTATAAAAGGAGCTGAAATCACCTTTTTACCTGCCGGAATCTATAAAGCCGAACTCTTGGATACCTGGCGAACCCTGATCCATGCCCGGGCAATAGAAAATCTGATGTATACAGCCACCTGCCAGAATATATTGGGAGCTGAAGAAGGATTATGTATGGTGGCAAGTCCGGAAAATATCATCGGCGAGATAAAAACTGAAGGAGTTCTGACAGTTGATATAGACCTTCAGCGGATCAGGGAGATGCGGGAAGCGACAGATCAATATTCTCTTCCTCTGCAATATCGGACCAAGCCGGGTCTTTTAAAACAGTGGCGCCGACCAGTCATTTATGGAGATCTTGTTAAGTAA
- a CDS encoding DUF362 domain-containing protein — protein sequence MKTKPKVSIVHGQNVSGTPCSYNEADLDAVYNLVKESIDLIGGISSVVQPGDRVLLKVNSTGEAAADRAATTDPRVLQSVIRLIRDEAKPRYIKVMDRTGAARCTEQSFCATGLKDAALNAGADDVINLENEARVQVRIPKAMALTKDVIHIPKCLLEADTLIYIPKLKAHKITSVSLTMKLSQGMLPWSDILKCHRADVDIKMVDLLRVIKPDLSIIDGLWAMQGQGPFSPFPDDVIKDLNLVIAGKDPVAVDSVASAVMGFEPMHDINMVRAATMYGLGEGRLENIEVIGKSIEEVKRYFRRGSIDMSGLHPKIEAYYGSACTGCMALTRTGLDPWLADPERLKKLETVDRLTFVMGPRTNVPEKIYHNPPSAYAFIVGDCAAEHKDKGIFLPGCPGWYIGFIDFIGKSEEEIVNEYLYRYPNIEKPYEGGFLP from the coding sequence ATGAAGACCAAACCAAAGGTTTCAATCGTCCACGGGCAAAATGTAAGTGGTACTCCATGCAGCTATAATGAAGCGGATCTTGATGCAGTATACAACCTGGTTAAGGAAAGTATAGACTTAATTGGGGGGATAAGTTCTGTTGTCCAACCGGGAGACAGGGTGCTTTTGAAGGTCAACAGTACCGGTGAAGCTGCTGCCGATCGAGCAGCAACAACAGATCCCCGCGTGCTTCAATCGGTTATCCGCCTGATCAGAGATGAGGCAAAGCCTCGTTATATTAAGGTAATGGATCGAACTGGCGCTGCTCGCTGCACAGAACAATCTTTTTGTGCTACCGGATTAAAAGACGCTGCACTGAATGCCGGTGCCGATGATGTTATCAACCTCGAAAATGAAGCACGAGTGCAGGTGCGAATTCCGAAAGCCATGGCCCTGACCAAAGATGTGATCCACATCCCTAAGTGCTTGTTGGAAGCCGATACACTGATTTACATTCCAAAGCTAAAAGCACATAAGATCACATCTGTGAGCCTCACAATGAAGCTCAGCCAGGGGATGCTTCCCTGGAGTGATATATTGAAGTGTCATCGTGCCGATGTAGACATAAAAATGGTTGATTTGCTGAGAGTTATCAAACCAGATTTAAGTATAATCGACGGTCTCTGGGCTATGCAGGGCCAGGGACCATTTTCGCCCTTTCCGGATGATGTAATCAAAGATCTTAATCTGGTTATCGCCGGCAAAGATCCAGTTGCGGTTGATTCTGTTGCTTCAGCAGTGATGGGTTTCGAACCGATGCACGACATCAATATGGTCCGTGCCGCTACAATGTATGGTCTGGGAGAAGGGCGCCTGGAGAATATAGAGGTTATTGGTAAAAGCATTGAAGAGGTTAAAAGATATTTTCGTCGGGGTAGTATCGATATGAGCGGTTTACATCCCAAGATTGAAGCCTATTACGGTTCGGCCTGTACAGGCTGTATGGCCTTAACCAGAACTGGTCTGGACCCCTGGCTGGCTGATCCTGAACGGTTGAAAAAACTTGAAACAGTGGATCGCCTGACATTTGTCATGGGACCCCGCACGAATGTACCTGAAAAAATTTACCATAACCCGCCTTCTGCCTATGCTTTTATAGTCGGGGACTGTGCTGCTGAACATAAAGATAAAGGAATATTTTTACCCGGTTGTCCCGGATGGTACATCGGGTTTATTGACTTTATCGGTAAGAGTGAAGAAGAAATAGTTAATGAATATCTTTACCGCTACCCCAATATTGAAAAGCCGTATGAGGGAGGATTTTTACCCTAA